Proteins co-encoded in one Stutzerimonas stutzeri genomic window:
- a CDS encoding amino acid ABC transporter ATP-binding protein, producing the protein MSDTSLRSDQPAQADEPVIQMQGVHKWFGQFHVLKDINLNVTQGERIVLCGPSGSGKSTTIRCLNRLEEHQQGRIVINGVELTNDLKQIEAIRSEVGMVFQHFNLFPHLTVLQNCTLAPMWVRKMPRRQAEEIAMHYLERVRIPEQANKFPGQLSGGQQQRVAIARALCMKPKIMLFDEPTSALDPEMVKEVLDTMVGLAESGMTMLCVTHEMGFARTVADRVIFMDKGEIVEEADPDTFFTNPVNDRTKLFLSQILH; encoded by the coding sequence ATGAGCGACACTTCTCTACGTTCCGATCAACCTGCGCAGGCGGACGAACCGGTCATCCAGATGCAAGGTGTGCACAAGTGGTTCGGCCAGTTCCACGTGCTCAAGGACATCAATCTCAACGTCACGCAGGGCGAGCGGATCGTGCTGTGCGGGCCGTCCGGCTCGGGGAAATCCACCACCATTCGTTGCCTCAACCGTTTGGAAGAGCATCAGCAGGGGCGCATCGTCATCAATGGCGTGGAGCTGACCAACGACCTCAAGCAGATCGAGGCGATCCGCAGCGAAGTCGGCATGGTGTTCCAGCACTTCAACCTGTTTCCACACCTGACGGTGTTGCAGAACTGCACGCTGGCACCCATGTGGGTGCGCAAAATGCCACGACGCCAGGCCGAAGAAATCGCCATGCATTATCTGGAGCGGGTGCGGATTCCCGAGCAGGCCAACAAGTTTCCCGGCCAGCTGTCGGGTGGCCAGCAGCAAAGGGTCGCGATTGCACGTGCGCTGTGCATGAAGCCGAAGATCATGCTGTTCGATGAACCGACGTCGGCGCTGGATCCGGAAATGGTCAAGGAGGTGCTCGACACCATGGTCGGGCTCGCTGAAAGCGGCATGACGATGCTCTGCGTGACCCATGAGATGGGCTTCGCCCGCACCGTGGCCGATCGGGTCATTTTCATGGACAAGGGCGAGATCGTCGAAGAGGCCGATCCCGACACCTTCTTCACCAACCCGGTCAACGATCGGACCAAGCTGTTCCTCAGCCAGATACTGCATTAA